The DNA window ctaaaaagtAACGAGTTATTAAGACTTCGCCACAACACTGGCGATTTAGGATTCGGCCAACAAAGACTTCACCACAACGTTGATGATTTAGGATTCGACCAATGAATGTTTCAACCAATGACGATGATTGCTTAAGGTTTAACTGAGAAAGACTTAGATTTGAGGGTTACGTCTAAGAGCTGATAAAGTTTAACAGTATGCgtattataaaaactaaaattaaaataagtcggTTAAGGGAAATTTTACCTTGATTCGACATTTTCCGCTAATGGCGACAATAATTTAGGGTTCGACTAATGAAGATTTTGGCCACAACGTCTATGATTTAGGAATCGGTCAACAAAAACTCCCACCAACGAAGATGACTATTTAAAGTTCAGTTATTGAGCACTTGGAGGTTAATAGGAAGAAGGTAAAAATTCGAAAAAACTTGGGTAAAAATGGAGAGTTGTggagggatgagagagaaaataaaatggataaataaaaataagttttgtttgaatagaaaaataattaaaaataatgtcaaattaaaaaataaaataggtggatattacatgtggcgAAATTTCTGATGCAGTttaatatttctgttattttaaatatatttgacattttttgacaagttcatacatataaatagaattttgatgcttaatacttaaattttaaataatttatataccagttgatttaataaaatattaaattaatattaagaagGTAATTAAAggctatttaatatttaagtgatgtaatttaattatttttaattgttaaagttttttttacacgttcatattatattatttatagagTTATCTAATTCATAGTTTATTAAACTAGGTATTTGAAACATCTAGGTTAATaccttgatgattttttttttttaaatcaagtgATAAGTGATAAGTCATTTATTTTCTACATAATTTAGTTACTAACATATTTAAAAGGTTACATTAGAACTAAGCTGATGGACAATTTtaatggttgaaaatgaaattggCTTATAAAAGTtaggtataattttatttttaaatttaagaaacttttatatttataccttattttcatttaagatattttaagtgcgaactaattattaaaaaattagctAGTATGAGTAagtatttagatatttttattaattgatattctgtaaatattaataaatttttaaggTAAATATCAAgactaagaaaaataaaataaaaaacaatcttttcttaaaatacaaataacaatgattttaaaattttaatataagtaccatataatttaaatatcaatcAATTTCAAAACATCCTGCCTCTAAGATTATAtagaatgtgaatgaaaaatattttaacaaatattaagaatcaattgtttaaaaattgatttaaatttttaaatttataaatttataaataatgatcTTCCAtcccaattttaattttaattgttgtGAGTAGGATTGCAAATAAGTTAAAGACGAACTCAAGCCAGAGCTCGAGCTTCactcgattaaatatttattagcttAACTCGAACGAGCTTACAAATTTAAacttgagctcgactcgactatttacctacaagTTTGGCTCAACTCGaaaacttgaactaaaattatatttttaaatacttgtgaaaaaaaatatttatttttaattttaatattaaaataactaaaaaatatattatttattattatgctcgaaaaagtttgaaaagattttgaacaaatattatatgagctcgaacTCTCGACtggaatattaaacgagtcggctcgaataaaaaatgattaaagtcAAACTCAAGTCGAGCTCTGACCGAACGCCTTCGCTCATTTGGTTGATTGAGAGCAAgaatattcatgaattttaGATTAGAGtctttaaactattattattttcaggTCTTTTATTATTTGGATTCATCGAATTGCTATATGAAATAATGACCTTAAATTTATTtccataatataattaaaaatattataaaaaaaatgaaaatgagttTTCAAATAGGGAAATGATATAGGGAACGAATTGGGGGAACGAATTGGGGAGCGAAGCCACCTGGCATGCcacggaggaaagagaaaaaattacATCTCCTCTTTAGCAAACTCTCATATCATTTCCCGCTAATCAAACAAAaccctccttattcttcttcttccattttcttcacCCTCGGCACGCTGTTTATCATCTTCTCCTTCCAttctttagattcgtcttcatccGCGCCGTCTAGCTTCTTCTTCTTACAttctttagattcgtcttcatcctcgtcgtTTAACTTCTTACTGTTCTTGCGTCTTCATCCTCGTAGTCCTTCCGTTCTTTAGtttcgtcttcatcctcgtcgtcTTCTCCTTGCGTTTTGTTTAGATTCGTCTTCGTCACTGTCCGACTATCCGattagcttcttcttctaatggtATATCTTCTCTGTCATCATAGCTTactcttttctttgttttattgttCTTCTGTTTGTTTCTTGGATTCACGTTTTTCTGTCGTTATGTGATTGTTATGTGTAGGAACCAATATGTAGCTAGAACCtgtataaaattgttaatatttttgttattttccagaacctgtataaaactgttaatatattttttggctTGTGTTGTCCTCTATTTTTTctatgttgtcccgtgtcttaaactatgatgtcccgtgtcttaaactatgatgtcccgtgtcttaaactatgttgtcccgTGTAAATATTGAAGTTGTTCTAAATGTTAATATCCTGATGTCATTTGtgttattgtaatatgttgttctgtgttttaaactatatttttttttcgttttaatGCGTTTTATCCAATATGTCTTCctgcattttattaaatatgttgtcatgtattactgtaatatgttgttcatgtATTCTTTGTGctgatttctcttttttgtctTATATAGCCCTATGGATGAACCATCATCACCATGTACCGAAGACAAAATTCCCAATGTTGGGATGTCGTTCATTTCTGAAAATAACCTACCAACAATTGGGGACATAAATAGGTATatctttttgttgtttatgtaGTTAGACTGTTAATATTCTGTTGTTTTTAAAAACCTGTgtaaaactgttaatatttttgttggcttgtgttgtcctctgttttgttttatgttgtCCCGTGTTTTATACTATGAtgtcccgtgtcttaaactatgttgtcccgtgtctTGGAATTAATGGAGAACATTTGCGTGATTTTTCCTACAAAGTACAGTACAACTCGGTGTTGGTTACTTTGAAATGTCAATGTCAAATGTTTGAGTTTAGAGGACTGCTTTGTAGGCATATATTGGCTGTTTTGAATAGAATGAAAGTGAACCAGGTGCCAGCATATTATATATTGGACCGTTGGCGTAAAGACTTGAAGAGAGGTTACCAAATATTCACCAACATCTATGATTCGGATGTGTGTGAAATTGAAAGAAATCGGTACAACTATCTAACTCCCATCATGTTAGAGGTTCAACAACTTGCATCCAAATCCCAAGTTAATTGTTCTGCTTTAGATGAAGTGATGAAAGATATGAAAGAAAAGTTCAAGATATCTCCAAATTGTACGACGGATTCCGAACTAACCAAAAAAGTTATCCACTCGCCCGTCAAGGTAAGAGCTCGAGGGAGACCACCCACAAAACGGAAACAGTCTTCCATTGAGAAAGCAATGAAGAAATCAGTTCCTAGAAATAAGGTTAGTGTCAACAATTATTTCGTCCTATGTCCAATACCATGTTGTCCCGTGTATTACATCATGTTGTCCCGTGTATTACACTATGTTATCTTATGTATTACACTATCTTGTCCTATGTATTACATTATCTTGTCCTATTTTTTACACTATGTTTTAATACtttgtttgttattttgttttaggaTACTACCGCAACAAGTAATCCTTCTCTAATATCAACGCAAGAGGAATGGAATCAACACTTCACCGCCCATCCAGTCTCGACTCAACTATCATTTACTTCATTGTTGTCGGGTCAATTACATCATGTATCTGATTATATGTTTCCCAAAGATAATTCATGTGGGGACAACATCAGAAGATAACTTTGCTTAATAATATGTTTCCCAATGATAACTTTGTTTTGGATAATATATTTCtcgttttaattgttttttaacttcgatttaattgaaaaataaaacaattacagaaatgttatattcattactttatgaatgaaatttaataaatcattactttacatttagaaagaaaagaagaaaccaAGTTCTAGAAATAGCGTTAATGTCAAAAATTATAACGGTTCTAGAAACCAATACTATGTTGTTATGTTGTCCCATATTCATAACGGTGTTGTCCTGTGTCTTATACTATGTTGTCCTGTATTTTGTACTATGTTGTCCtgtgtttattattatgttgtcCTGAGtacataaatgttatatttctaCAACATATACTGCTactttgaaatgaaatgtttcttattttgaaatgaaatgatATACTGCAAAATATATCCAGAATCGTCATGTATGTATTCATTCACCATTTAACTACTActtttaatcataataataataaaactgaaCTATTCAAAaagtaaatgttttaattatactAACATAAAACCATTACATTACTGTTTCGAATAATTTGGTTTTGTACAACTTTCTGGTCTTGTATTTTAAGTTCATCCGATAAATGTTAGAATCGGATTGTAGAATCCTCGATAGGTATTGGATTCGTAGACAATGAATATTCTTGCTCGCA is part of the Impatiens glandulifera chromosome 1, dImpGla2.1, whole genome shotgun sequence genome and encodes:
- the LOC124931968 gene encoding protein FAR1-RELATED SEQUENCE 1-like, translated to MSRVLNYVVPCLGINGEHLRDFSYKVQYNSVLVTLKCQCQMFEFRGLLCRHILAVLNRMKVNQVPAYYILDRWRKDLKRGYQIFTNIYDSDVCEIERNRYNYLTPIMLEVQQLASKSQVNCSALDEVMKDMKEKFKISPNCTTDSELTKKVIHSPVKVRARGRPPTKRKQSSIEKAMKKSVPRNKDTTATSNPSLISTQEEWNQHFTAHPVSTQLSFTSLLSGQLHHVSDYMFPKDNSCGDNIRR